The DNA segment GAGCTGCTCCATTTTGAAGCCAATCATTTCCTGTTTTTGCGATGTTGTGCTTGTTTATAGCATTTCGCAAACAAATTTCAAAACAGCAAATTACGGTAAAAAGTTCTTGGGATAACCTTAAATTCAAGCGATATAAAGTCATTGCTTTTTTTGTTGAAGCAGTTGCAGTGGTGTAGCGACTCATTCTCGCAACAGACATTATTTCTTCGAATTCTGAATATCTCATAATTTCGTTTGTTTTTTGATTTATTTGCTTATCTTTGCTGAATCTTATTCCCGATGTTTGTCCCTGAAGCAATTCAAACCGTCGGGTTTCGTTTTTTTATAAACTTTCCATTTCTACTTTTATTTAGAGAAAAGCTTATTTTTTTCTTGACATAATTTACTTTACCAAAGTTTATATTTTAAACCCACCTCAGAATCCTCAACGCTTCCCAATAAAACAAACAATCCCACCACGCCCAAAAGCGCATAGAAAAAGAAATTGTTGATGTATAAACTTTTTAGTAGTTTCATAATTTTAGTGTCTGGAAACTTGATAATTAAGGTTTTTAAATCTTTGTCAAAGTTCAAAACTTTGACAAAGATGTCGTGTAACCAGTTGTGTATTTTATTCAAGTAAATATTTTACACTTACTTGAACTTCAAATTTCACTTTTTGAAATTCAGTGTAAATTGGGTCTGTTGCTCTACTGCCATAAATACTAGACATTCCTCTTATTGTTATTCCTGGAGCTTTACCTTGCAAAGAATTAGAAATAGTATTTAAATCAGAAATATATATAGCTTTTCCAACTTTTTGAGATAATGGATGGGCCAATTTTTCGGCCGTTTGCTTTGTTTTTCTTACCGCTATTGATTTTAATGCTAAAATTAATTCTTCTTCTTTTGAATATTCAGTTCTTTCTATGTTTACATTTGAAATTCCAATACTTTCTAGTTCAGCCAATACTTTTCCTGCTGTCACTGCATCTCTGACCAGTAATGAGTACATTTTTGACTTAATAATATTTTGTCCTTTCAAAAAATAGTTTTTAAAATTGCTTGAAAAATCAAGCAAGGATAAATCTTTTTCAGTATTTATGTTTAGGCTTTTAAGAGTAGCTTCAATCATTTTTTCTTGGTCTTCTACTGATTTTTTATTCTTGCTGTCAGCTTCGTTCAGATTTATCGATATAAAAATTTTATCTGGTATTACCAATGTATCTGCATTAGCAACTGTCTCAATAAATGGTTGGTCAATATAATTCTTTTGGGCAAATGTTGTAGTTTGAGTGACCAAAATGATAAGTAATAGAAGGATTTTTTTCATAGCTGGAGTTGTTAGCTTGTTAATACGCAAAATATTTATTAAACTTTATAATTATTAAATTAAGAAACTAGTAATCACCTCGGAATCTCCACACTTTCCAAAATCTGCTTGATTATTTCGATACTTGTAATTCCTTCCATTTCGCGTTCTGGCGTTACGATGACACGGTGTTGCAACACAGGAATAGCAGCTTCCTTGATGTCTTCTGGAGTCACGAAATCACGTCCGCGAATGGCAGCAAAACCTTTGGCGGCATTCAAAATCGCTATTGAAGCACGAGGCGAAGCACCGAGATACAAAAAGGCATTTTCACGGGTGTTAATCACGATTTTGGCAATGTATTCCAGCAGGTTTTGTTCGACGATAATTTGTTTGACCAGAGCTTGATAGTATTTGATTTCTTCCGAAGAAAGCAAGGTTTTGATGTTGTCGAGTTTTCCTTGGTTTTGGAGTAAATGTTCTCTTTGGATAATCAGGATTTCCTCGTCCATTTTTGGATAATCGATAGAAATTTTGAACAGAAAACGGTCTAATTGCGCTTCCG comes from the Flavobacterium limnophilum genome and includes:
- a CDS encoding SIMPL domain-containing protein (The SIMPL domain is named for its presence in mouse protein SIMPL (signalling molecule that associates with mouse pelle-like kinase). Bacterial member BP26, from Brucella, was shown to assemble into a channel-like structure, while YggE from E. coli has been associated with resistance to oxidative stress.), whose translation is MKKILLLLIILVTQTTTFAQKNYIDQPFIETVANADTLVIPDKIFISINLNEADSKNKKSVEDQEKMIEATLKSLNINTEKDLSLLDFSSNFKNYFLKGQNIIKSKMYSLLVRDAVTAGKVLAELESIGISNVNIERTEYSKEEELILALKSIAVRKTKQTAEKLAHPLSQKVGKAIYISDLNTISNSLQGKAPGITIRGMSSIYGSRATDPIYTEFQKVKFEVQVSVKYLLE